The following coding sequences lie in one Cannabis sativa cultivar Pink pepper isolate KNU-18-1 chromosome 5, ASM2916894v1, whole genome shotgun sequence genomic window:
- the LOC115716086 gene encoding endoglucanase 6: protein MEQKAVVATLFLVLLCFPVAFSGHDYGQALSKSILFFEAQRSGYLPRNQRVNWRSNSGLHDGKASGVDLVGGYYDAGDNVKFGLPMAFTVTMMSWSIIEYGKQMGENGELGHAMDAVKWGTDYFIKAHPQPYVLYGEVGDGNSDHYCWQRPEDMTTDRRAYKIDPSNPGSDLAGETAAAMAAASIVFRRSNPAYSSELLRHAHQLFDFADKYRGKYDSSITVAQKYYRSISGYYDELLWAAAWMYQATNNQYYLGYLAKNAEAMGGTGWSMTEFGWDVKYAGVQTLVSKFLMQGKAGRYAPVFEKYQEKAEYFMCGCIGKGSRNVQKTPAGLIFRQRWNNLQFVTSASFLSTVYSDYLTSSGKYLKCASGNVAPSQLLSFAKSQVDYILGDNPRATSYMVGYGNNYPRQVHHRGSSIVSYKANPKFVACREGYATWFSRKASDPNLLTGAIVGGPDAYDNFADERDNYEQTEPATYNNAPLLGILARLSSGSRGYNQLLPVVVPAPKVVTPQKPIAVNPQKPVPRPKTSPAATPAVSTTSGPISVQQKMTTSWISNGKTYYRYSTVVTNKSTKDVKSVKISISKLYGPIWGLTKSGDFYTLPSWLNNIPAGKSLEFVYIHSASPADVAVSSYTLS from the exons ATGGAGCAAAAAGCTGTTGTAGCTACTCTGTTTCTAGTTTTGCTCTGTTTTCCGGTGGCTTTTTCCGGCCATGACTATGGTCAAGCTCTGAGCAAGAGCATTCTCTTCTTTGAAGCTCAGAGATCTGGTTACCTTCCTCGTAACCAAAGAGTCAATTGGAGATCTAATTCTGGTTTACACGATGGAAAAGCCAGTGGG GTGGATCTGGTTGGTGGGTATTACGACGCCGGTGACAATGTGAAGTTTGGATTACCAATGGCGTTTACAGTGACGATGATGTCGTGGAGTATAATCGAGTACGGTAAACAAATGGGTGAGAATGGTGAGCTTGGTCATGCCATGGATGCTGTTAAGTGGGGTACTGATTACTTCATTAAAGCTCATCCTCAACCTTATGTTCTCTATGGAGAG GTGGGAGATGGTAATAGCGACCACTATTGTTGGCAAAGACCAGAAGATATGACCACTGATAGAAGAGCTTACAAAATTGACCCGAGTAATCCCGGGTCGGATCTCGCCGGAGAAACCGCCGCCGCAATGGCCGCCGCGTCCATAGTCTTCCGCCGATCTAATCCAGCTTACTCTAGCGAGCTCCTCCGTCACGCTCACCAG TTATTTGATTTTGCCGACAAGTACAGGGGTAAATACGACAGCAGCATAACCGTGGCCCAAAAGTATTACCGGTCCATAAGCGGTTACTAT GATGAGTTGTTGTGGGCCGCTGCATGGATGTACCAGGCCACTAACAACCAATACTACTTGGGTTACCTTGCTAAGAATGCTGAAGCCATGGGAGGAACTGGTTGGAGCATGACTGAGTTTGGTTGGGATGTTAAGTATGCTGGGGTTCAGACCCTTGTTTCCAAG TTCTTAATGCAAGGAAAGGCTGGTCGGTATGCACCAGTGTTCGAGAAGTACCAGGAAAAAGCAGAGTACTTTATGTGTGGTTGTATCGGAAAGGGTAGCCGGAATGTTCAGAAGACTCCCGCCGGTCTAATCTTCCGGCAGAGATGGAATAACTTGCAGTTTGTGACAAGTGCTTCTTTCCTCTCCACTGTCTACTCTGACTACCTCACTTCTTCCGGTAAATACCTCAAGTGTGCTTCCGGCAATGTGGCTCCCTCTCAGCTTCTTTCCTTCGCAAAATCTCAG gTTGATTACATTTTGGGAGACAATCCTAGAGCTACAAGCTACATGGTTGGGTATGGAAACAACTACCCTCGTCAAGTTCACCACAGGGGTTCTTCCATTGTTTCCTACAAGGCTAATCCTAAGTTTGTTGCTTGCCGAGAGGGTTATGCTACTTGGTTTAGCCGTAAAGCTAGTGACCCCAATCTACTTACTGGTGCCATTGTTGGTGGCCCTGATGCTTATGACAACTTTGCTGATGAGAGAGATAACTATGAGCAGACTGAGCCTGCTACTTACAACAATGCTCCTCTTCTTGGTATTTTGGCTAGACTCAGCAGTGGTAGCAGAGGTTATAACCAACTCCTTCCAG ttgttgTTCCAGCTCCAAAGGTTGTTACCCCACAAAAGCCAATTGCAGTTAACCCACAAAAACCTGTTCCAAGGCCTAAAACAAGCCCAGCAGCAACTCCAGCAG TTTCAACAACCTCTGGCCCAATTTCAGTTCAACAAAAGATGACAACTTCATGGATTTCAAATGGGAAAACTTACTACAGATACTCAACTGTGGTGACCAACAAGTCCACTAAGGATGTCAAATCCGTCAAGATTTCGATATCCAAACTCTACGGCCCAATCTGGGGTCTGACCAAGAGTGGTGATTTCTACACATTGCCATCATGGCTCAACAATATACCAGCTGGGAAGAGCCTTGAGTTTGTATACATTCACTCAGCTTCACCAGCAGATGTTGCAGTCTCAAGCTACACATTGTCTTAA